The Cryptomeria japonica chromosome 6, Sugi_1.0, whole genome shotgun sequence genomic interval TCAATTTGATTTCTACAAAAGATATAATAAAGCTGTGAAGCCTTATCTTCACTGGAGGAGCATGAAATGGACAAGTAATAACCTAAAACTGGCACCATAATTTAGAACAAACAGCATGAGCAATATATTTTGGGGGTTACTGGGGGAACAGTACGTATACATAGAAGAATACTTCAGTCCCGTTTTAGCATGGCCATGATTCAGAGGAAAATAGGATTGAAAAAACTTTGCAAGAGATATATTTGTCCCAGAGACAAAGTAGGGTAATAGACAGAAAAGGCTGGATAAGACAGCTTTCCAGCACTTCTGTGCCATTGTTACATGAATGCGCAATAAACCTCCCACATGTAAAGAAAAAGAGTATCCTTAATGTCTCAAGAACATACCCGCAGAGCCATCTTTTTAATCTTGTTCATTGCAGAAAATTGTTTCAATCGAGATAACACAGCAGAATCAAGAGGTTTGTCTGGAGCAACACCATCCTCCTGAATCCAAGGATGACCTGCAAAACATGATAAATGGGAAATAAATTCTAGAAAGTTAAAAGTTAAAATCCACCAATAATGAAGCCTTTATTCATGAAAAGAAACCTTTGCAAAAAGTTCAGCTTCCAAACATCATAACCTACTGATATCATTCCAAGTCACTAATGCTTTGTATCATGTTCAAGTGTAGAGTACTCACATAAGACATCATGAGCAGACAACCTCTTCTTAGGATTTCGAACAAGCATTTTTCTAATTAAGTCCTTTGCACTTTCTGAAATCTTAGGCCATGGATCTGAGGCAAAATCAAGTTCGCCCTGTAGGACCTGTTCAAAGATGCCTTGCTCAGTTTCTGTAGCCACAAGACAGCAGATAAGCCAAAAAAATGAGTCGTGGCATCTTAAGTATGAAAGATACAATAATGAAATCTATGCTATAAAATACAACAAACTCACCTGCCCAAAATGGTGGAACTCCACTCAATAGAATGTATAGAATGACTCCAGCACTCCATACATCAGCTTCTTGACCATAATGCTTGCGCAGCACCTCAGGAGCTACATAGTAAGGGCTACCAACTACGTCACTAAATGTTTCACCTGCAAAAATATATCATACATTCTAGTGAGTTTGCAAAATAAAAGAGTGTTGCAAACCTTTTAGACAAAAAATAAAACATACAGCATTCTGCCAATAAAATTACTTCAATTACTTGATTCCCATAATCCAAAGCACCTGTAAATCATATGCTATCCGAATTGTTTTTTATTACCATGTCAGTGAATTTGTTATATTCAGAGCTTAGTCCACAAGCTACATTTTACAACGATTTAAAGTTTAAAGCAGTTAACAATGATGAACCAAATGATTTATTATTTGTAGTAAGATCGCAAAATTAAGATTACTCAATGACTCTGAAAATGTTGACCTAACTATATTGTGGTTGCCAAACTctgataaaatatataatatttgttTTAAACTTGCTAATAACAAGAATGACAGACACATTTTAAGAGTGACACAATATAACAAACACGATGATGGTAGATATCCTACAACATCAACTAAtttctttctctccattagagtaGATGTCCATAGCAATACAGAGAAGAATCGTCTTGAAGTAGACCTCAGAAAGAATTGAAGAAAATCTAAAATGGTTTATCTCATAGTTAAAGAAAAAAGTAACTGAAAGATAGAAAGTTGAGGTGCCTACTAAAAGCATGCTAGCAACAGACTTagtaaaattttgtaaaagaagaCATCACTCGAATAATTAAATGAGCATGGCACATATAATAGTTACCAAGAAGCAAATATTCAATTTATAATTTCAAGGCAGTGGATGTAAATCAGGTGCCAACCTAAATAAAAAGCCAAAAAAGCATATTTTTAGGAAGCTAGGATTGGAGGAAAAGAAGATTAAAGCATTACTCAGAAGATTATAGTCCTCAATAACCTAGATCAAATATGTTAATAATTAGtccacatcttaaaattaatttattcaattGAATAATttccttttgttatattgaatgacAATGTCTAGAATTTATATTTTAAGATACCTTTGTCATCTAACAATATTCTTAAAACATACATTTCAATTTTATTGCCGTTAAGAAGGCAATGCAGCTTTGAAGTCTCTGACTTTCTATTACTCTAGAATACAACCTATTGTATTACAATCATCACCGAAATAAATCAGCGTCACTTCACAACAGAAGGAGCGATAACACTGAAGCTGAGAAGCATTCTCTTAAAGGAGATACAATATATGCTGAAGACATGCTGCATTTAACTTGTGAATACCATCTCAATCTCACTCAATCAATACTGGAGTGTCATGGTCATTGTATCTAATAGCCTGAATACCATTTCCTAATTGGTTTTGTTGGACATTGGAAAGACATAAGGTGCCTTACCTTTCTGACATGATCACTGTCAATGAATTAAAAAAGAGTGAAGGCAACAAAGAAATCAGTTGATATATGGAAGAATTTTTTGACAGAATAAAGTGTCATGTAAATATTGACAATCGATTTTGAATTCTTCCTTTTAACTGAGTTTACAAGGAAGAAAATTACTGTTCCACATAGAATCCTTGGACTTTTATTAAACAAAAGATGCGCATCCAGACTTGCAGAAGAATGTTCAAAAGGTACTAGTCAGATGTTGCATCAAACTAGATGGGAGACTACCACAGGCCCTCTTTCTGTCAGATAATGCATGTTCAATGTTTCTAGACAGGTTAGAAATTGCAGTAGCAAGCAGCAAAATCCTTGAGGTGGTGAGTCGTCTAGTAATTCAAGAAAGGAGAAATTTGGTCAATATTAGTTTAAATTGACAGAATCTGTCTGAAACTAAAAAAAGGATCAAGAACGATGCTTGTAAACAACAATTACCTGAGTGAATCTCCAAACCACAACACTAAAAAGGAACAATTTAAATTGAAATAAGGCCCAGATTATGCAAAAGGAAAATAACAAATCGCAAATACCCAGAACTGCGAACTCCAAAATTTTATCTCCAAGCATCACCAGGGAAGATAATTAAGAGAATGCATATATATCATCAAGAAAAAAATTGAGTGATATCTTCCATCCATTGATAAAACCAAAAGAATTCCCAATcagaaaagaaaaataacataaGACAAAGGAATCCAGAAAATTTCCAGTCTGAAACTAAGCTGAATTCAAATCTCAAGCAGTGCAGCAGAGAAAAAAATGAGAATACACATACTAGGCGCGTGAATTGATTGAGCCAAAAGAGTCCAAACAGTACAATCAGTACAACATAATCTAAATGAAATCCCAAATAAAAAGGACAGACCGAGTATGATAGTTGCACAATCAGTTGACCAAACCGAAGAAAACCTAAATTATTTTAGAGACGAATGATGTAAGTATTGAAGAACAAAGATCTGCAAGTTAAATGCCAAAAACTGAAACGAAAAATGCCAAAATCCAAATAAGTTTCTGGAGCTCAATTCCCCCCGTCTCTCCTCCCATATATGAAAAAAACAACCGCCCCCTACTCCAAAAAAAGAGTAAAGCCAAACGTCAAAACCAAATCTGCACCGAAGACTTCAATTAAATTCCAAATATCCCAAACTCAAAAAGCACCCCAAAAGTAAAATCGTACACCAAAACAATACAAATACAAATGAATACTAGATACCCAAATCTCACCCTGAACAAACTAAATAATTTTAAGATGCCCTAAACAAAACCAGTAATACACTCGGATCAATTCCATGTATCCAATTTAAGATGCCCAAACAAAACCGGCAATACACCTGAATCAAATCCACATCCCCAAAATAAAATAACATCAAGTTCAGTAGAACATATCCAAACATAACACACAACTGCCCAATCAATTTAAATGTCCTAAACAAAACCAGCAATATACCCGGATCAATTCTACATACCTAATTGTAGAAAAGCACCAAATTCAAGCATCAGTAAACCAAAAACTGACCCAAAGCAACCAAAGAAAAAGAAAGCCAAGAAAGAAAACCCACCTGGCTTGAAGAAGACGGACAATCCAAAATCAATAGTCTTGAGAGGGCTATCCTCTTTTTTATTGGAAAAGAGAAAATTCTCGGGCTTCAAATCCCTATGCATAACGCCCAAGGAATGGCAGGTCTCGACAACCCCAACAATAACCTTGATCAAACGCGCCGCCTTTCTCTCACTGTAATGACCCCGCTGAATAATCCTGTCAAAAAGCTCACCACCGCCACAGAGCTCCATGACCAGATGCACCGACGTCATGTCCTCGTATGCCCCCACAATCGTCACCACATTGGGGTGCCCAGCCAGATGGTGCATTATCTGAATCTCCCTCCTCACATCCTCCACATCTTCAGCACAGGTCAATTTTCTCTTGGCAATCGATTTACAGGCAAACTCTTTACCGCTAGATTTCTCCACAGCCAGATGAGTAGTCCCGAACTGCCCCTGCCCCAAGCGGCGCCCCACAGTGTAAATATTCTTCAGAGTCTGTGTGCGCCGCTGCAGAACAGAAAAGGAGGCCGACCCATTTGAATTCAAATTCCGTCTGTCGACAGAGAAATTCGTCGGCGGCGGCGGCCGTACAGGCTCTGCCTCCTTGGGCCGTGCAGGCTTCTGTACCACCACCACAGGAACTGTTACAACTGCCTCTGTCATCTGCACGGCCTCTGGCGGCTTCTTCTGCACCTGTTttttctcctcctcctcatccctcATATGATCATTAGTACTGTTATTAGTATTAGTATTCGTACTAGCGTTATTAGTATCAGTGTTGTTGTGACTGCTGCTGGTGCTGCTCTTGTTGGTGTTGTCCATGTCGTTGAATTCGTTGCTTTTCTGGTCTCTCCAGAATCTGAAAGGAGATCCCGACACAGTCTCAAAGAAGCCGTTTTTCTCGTTGTTTAGGCCGGTTCCTACGCAAGTGTTGCCCATTGGATTTCTTTTCAAGCGGTTTTATTCTTCAGCAGCATCCTCGAATTGTCCTTGCGGAATCGGATGACCATGCTACAGATTCTGCTGCATTCTCGGCCCGCTTCACAAAGCTCTCTTTCTCGGATTCATCGAAAACGTACTCGTAATTGCAGCAAATTATCCGTGTTAATCAAAACCGCCGCGGAATCCTCGAATGGCGTGCAACTGTTTCATTAATCAGCTGAAAAACATGAAATCCCAACTGCTGGATTCTGTTCTTTAAAACTGCTTAATTATCACAACAATTTGACATGGGAAAAACCAGCTGACGGCACTGGTATTTACAATCTGGATTCTTCTCAAACACCATTTACAGCTCTCCAATCGGGGCTACAATCGGCTGAATTCTGAAAATGCTCACAGAAAACTCTGCGCTTATAATGTTTACAGCAATTTAAATCTCAAATCGAAGTCAACTGAAGGCGTCAATGGGCTGAAATGATCAGATGTTTGGATGGATGGACTCGGTCATGATTTGATAGAAATTATTTGATCTGGCTGGGGATGAGATTGAATTGTAGGAATGGACTGAATCTTGTGGGAAAAGAGAAGATTTATGATATGAAATTTTGGTAGGATTTTTTAATTGTTTTCAGACAACTGTTGTGTTTGCCGCGTTGCCGAGCTGGTGATGAAGGTGAACGAGTCTACCATTTTCGCCGTGGTCGTCCTTCGCCTGCCTCGATGGTGTCCAAGAAACTTCATTGCTCAACTTACCGTGTGATTATGTTGTATGTTAATGGAGAATCTTATGATTATCCTGATTTTTAGCTCATTGTTTATTCATGGATTTGAATTTTTGTGTTTAGACTTGGCAAAGGCTTGACAGCCCAGACAAACAATGCCATTACTTTATACTTAATTCAATTCTTATCTTTGTCAATACAAATAGGTTAAATGGACCTTCGTTCTTTGACggagtttttttatatttttaaaatgaaaattaTGGATTATATAGAATGAAGCCGTCCCTTCATTAAATTATCATAAATTTTAAAACTTATTATCTTAATTTTAAGTTTTGGAGTAATCATACAAAATGAAATTATATTTAAGCTGTAGAAAGAAAGTATGAGAAATTTTTggtaaaaaagaaaaaattaaatatgatcAAATAAATTATGTAATtactataagtatatatattatatgagaattttatatttgtaattttaTGATAAATTATACATATGAGAATTTCACATTTGTAatgttatgaaaaataaatatatctatcttttagaaaaaatatttatgtaatGAAAATAGTGGGATTGTAGAGATTGAAGTCATCCTTTCATTAAATTatcataaattttaaaatttttattttaatttttattaattatgaGAGAACATACAAAATGATATtatatttaaagttattttatgtataaaaaaaaagtgaaaaactttTGGTAAAAAGACAAAATTAAatatagttaaataatttttttatagttaTTATTAGATTATAAATTATATGAAAATTTTATGTTTGGAATttcaagataaataaataaatttaacatatCTATCTGTTAGAAAATCTATTTATGTAAAAGATGTGGAAGATAATTTTTtacatattaatatatgtaatttAAGTAGAATATATGGAGAATAGGTGTGCATTTCTATATGAAGTGAAccatctaatttttttaattaatttttaaaaagaatGTTTAAtgataaaaagttaaaaaatatacattttactaTTATTAATTAGAAAAGAATGTCTATAAAGAAAAAATCCATCTTTTATTATTAGAATATCTCTAAgtaatattatttcttttattatgatattctatctttttttaagtttctaaaaagggatattgcaaaagaaagaattagctttattctaattctaattcttctttttgtttttgtttttgttttaaggattaattttcattaagtctaaaatttattttaattatttatgtaattacaaattaaaaattattataattattttttattaaattttatttattgtagaATAACTATATTTCAATTTAAGTCTAATTTCtataatcaaataaattttaacttaaaaCACTTAATTAAATGGTTAGAGCAAGAGGGCAAGAGGGCAAGAGAGAACAACTAACTTTTGAGTACTCctttcatgccaataatttaaggatggtatgtgtcctttgggagttatgttaactctctctctctctctctctctctctctctctctctctctctctctctctctctctctctctctctctctctctctctctctctctctctctctctctctctctctctctctctctctctctctctctctatatatatatatatatctctttttccctctttatatctatctctgtATTTTTTCACTCGTGCATACATTCCCTCTTTCTCCATCCTTATCTCTCTCACTTACACAGACACATAGTCCCTATTTCTCTTTCACTATATTACTTTTATCTCTATCTCTAAGATATTATACACTAATCtcccatactctctctctctatatatccctctctccctctccatatatcacttcctatatctttatctttctctctctatctccccctctctcattgTCACCCTCTTTCTATATTTATTTATCCCCCTCCCCCTTTGTCTCTCTTTCCATTTCTCCCTCTTTCTCACCCCCAtttatattttacaagttatatctactctctagatcctttctatccctatctctatctcttctATCCCTATAtatcctccctctccctctttatattttatctcttcctctcttcctatcATGCCCTCTTTGTATATCTCTCTACTTTTGCTCTCTCTAATGTGTatacacactccttgtttctctcgcgtatctctatctctatctctctatatttccTCCTCTtaatgtctctccctctctctaaagtctAGAGATTTTTCTCCATTACTTGTCTTTGCCACCTTCTTTCTCTCACTCTtgctcctctatctctatctccctttgTACTATCTCTACcttattcactctatctctctTGTAAAATATCTTTTTTCTCCATTTCTCTTGATCTCTCTCTCACTCGTTTATCTCTCTCCTCTTTCTCTATAGATCTATCTATCTCTTCCGCTATGTCTCTCCCTCTTTATCCCCTGTCTTTGTATCTttatctttccctctccctctttctatatgtttttccctcttcctctcttgctctatcttcctctctccccctatATATCTAGGCATGCCTCCTtgtatccatccatctctctttctgcctctttttggacctctaacttcctatttctatctttgtctttccatctccccctctctgtctagctatttatttttctcttccatctctatatATTCATCTCCCCTATCTCTCTCCTCTCCATTTTCCTCTCtgcattctccatctctatctctatctctatctctatctctatctccttacccatCTCACTCACTCTTCcccctctatatatccctctttctagcCCTATCCCAACATCTCTCTCACACTC includes:
- the LOC131037465 gene encoding calcium-dependent protein kinase SK5; protein product: MGNTCVGTGLNNEKNGFFETVSGSPFRFWRDQKSNEFNDMDNTNKSSTSSSHNNTDTNNASTNTNTNNSTNDHMRDEEEEKKQVQKKPPEAVQMTEAVVTVPVVVVQKPARPKEAEPVRPPPPTNFSVDRRNLNSNGSASFSVLQRRTQTLKNIYTVGRRLGQGQFGTTHLAVEKSSGKEFACKSIAKRKLTCAEDVEDVRREIQIMHHLAGHPNVVTIVGAYEDMTSVHLVMELCGGGELFDRIIQRGHYSERKAARLIKVIVGVVETCHSLGVMHRDLKPENFLFSNKKEDSPLKTIDFGLSVFFKPGETFSDVVGSPYYVAPEVLRKHYGQEADVWSAGVILYILLSGVPPFWAETEQGIFEQVLQGELDFASDPWPKISESAKDLIRKMLVRNPKKRLSAHDVLCHPWIQEDGVAPDKPLDSAVLSRLKQFSAMNKIKKMALRVIAERMSEDEIAGLREMFKMIDTDNSGTITFEELKEGLKRVGSNLTESEIRQLMDAADVDNSGTIEYGEFIAATLNLNKTERQDHLFAAFSYFDKDSSGYITLDELQEACKEFGIDDVRLEEMIQEVDQDNDGTIDYNEFVAMMHKGNNDLGRKGTRNNLSNGLRDALRLG